Below is a window of Aerococcus viridans DNA.
CAGATATTGAAATGGATGTATTCCGCGCTTCAGGTGCCGGTGGACAGCATATCAATAAAACATCTTCAGCCGTTCGGTTGACCCACGTGCCAACAGGTATTGTTGTGGCTTCGCAAGGTCAAAGGTCTCAATTCCAAAATAGGGACACAGCTATGAAGATGTTGCAGGCCAAGTTGGCGCATTTATTGGCTGAAAAGAATGCTAAAGAGTTGGATGAAATCCGCGGTGAGAAATCAGAAATCGCCTGGGGTTCACAAATCCGTTCTTACGTCTTCCATCCATATAATATGGTGAAAGACCACCGGACTGACCATGAAACAGCTAATGTGCAAGCGGTGATGGATGGCGATTTAGATGGGTTTATTGACGCATATTTAAAAAATCAACTAAGTGACGAAAATTAGAAGTTACTTTTTCTAACTGAGGGTAGTTTAAAATACGCTTAAAAATTTATATAATTGTGAGTGAAGTTAAGCTTGTATCTGAGACCTAGGGTAGTTGGTTAATTTTGGGCGTGAATGAGATTTCCCAAAATTTTATTTGGAGGAAATATATGAAAAAAGTATTAATAGTGGATGATGAACAATCAATATTAACATTATTAAAATATAGTCTAGAAAAAGAAGGCTACGAAGTTATTCAGGCAGAAGACGGACAGACAGGTTTAGAATTGGCCATGAATAATCAGCTAGACTTCATCATTCTTGATTTGATGTTGCCAAAAATGGACGGGATGGACGTTTGTAAAAACTTACGCCAGAACAAGGTGAATACACCTATTTTGATGCTAACAGCAAAAGATGATGAATTAGAAAAAATTATTGGCTTAGAACTGGGGGCTGATGATTACATGACCAAACCATTTAGTCCGCGTGAAGTATTGGCCCGTATGAAGGCTATCTTACGTCGTGCGACATATTCTGTGTCTTCAGTGGATGCGGAGAATGGCGTGGAAGAAAAACACAAAATCACCCTAACGAAAGATTCAGTAGGGAATTTTAAAGATGAAGATGTTGAAATCATTAAAGCTGGCGATATCGAAATTCATGTGAATGATTATGTGGTATACGTGCGTGGAGAGTCAATCGAAATGACGCCTAAAGAGTTCGAATTATTAACTTATATGGCCCGTCGTGTGAACCGGACATTGTCTCGAGAGCAGCTATTACAAAAATTATGGCGCTTTGATTATGCAGGTGAAACCCGTATTGTGGATGTGCATGTGAGTCATTTACGTGAAAAAATCGAATTAGACACCAAAAATCCTGAATATATCATTACTGTTCGTGGCTTTGGGTATAAATTCGAGGTGCCAAACTGATGCAAAAATTGATTCAAAGTATAACAACAGTGTTTGCGCTGTTGTTTATTTTATATAGTGTGATATTTGCCTTTACAGTCAATCGCTTTGTTACGGACACCGTAAACGATGAAGTACAAAATACTTTGATCAATGTGGTATCTACTATTCGACCAAGTTTCAGATCCTTAGATCCAGTTGATATCAATGATAATACTGCTGAATTTCGGGACGTTAAACGGACCATTCAACCTATGGTCAATTTAAATGACCGGATATTAATTTATGACGCTGACGGCAACAAAGTTTACTCTGTAGGTAATGACCAGTTGTTAAATGATGCTGCCTTTAGGGACTATGAAGAAAATATGGACAACCGGTTTGAACAAGAAGAAACCGAAAAAGATACCGTTATTTATTCATATTCTGAACGGATCGCCAACTCCAAAGGGGAAGTGCTTGGGTACATCCAAGTCTTGCGGAATTTCCCATTAAACCGGCCTGTTGAAGAAAATATTATCTTCATAGCGGTCGCGATGGGAATTGGGGCTGTTTCCTTATTAGTTGGGTTTTTTGTTCATTTTAACCGCCGAATACACCTGCCGATATTGGCCATTAACCGTCAATTAAGCCATATGGCGAATAATGACTATGACCTTAAATATACGCCTGTAAATATCGAAGAGTTTGATGAAATCGGGGAAAATATCAATGATTTATCAAACGAATTAGCCTTGCAAGAATTTCAGATTACCAACCAAACCCACCGGATGAATAAATTGGTGGATGCCATGATGCTAGGGGTTGTCATGGTTGACAAAGACCACATCGTCCGACTAGCCAACCCAGCCATGTATGAAATCTTAGGCTTGGATGAACAAATTGAAGGCCGTCGTTTTGAAGAGGTGCTACAAAGTTACCGATTAATTCAAATGCTGAACCAGGCCTCTAAGACCAAAGCGAAAATCAATGAAGAAATTTACCTATATTATCCACGCGAAGTGATTTTAGATGTGAATGTAATCCACTTAAGTTCCGAAGAAATGGACGCCTATTTTGATGCGGATACTAATGAAGAATTACCAAGTTCAGGCGATTCTGAACAAATTATCCTATTAATCTATGACATCACAGACATTCGTCACTTAGAAAAAGTACGGAGTGATTTCATTTCTAACGCCTCTCATGAGTTAAAAACACCTGTAACGGCCTTGCAAGGGTTTACCGAAACCTTGTTAGATGGTGCCATCGAAGACCATGATACAGCTATAGAATTTGTGAAAATCATGCAAAAGGAAAGCAACCGTCTAGGATCATTAATTAAAGACATCTTGGACTTAGCTAAAATTGAACAAGATCAAGTACAGCAGACTACGGAATTGTTAGTAGCTGACGAATTAGTAGAAGACGTCTTCCAACACTTAAGCGGACGAGCCCGGGACAAACATATTGAATTAAGAATGGAAGAAAATCTATCGGCAAATGTTGCCTTTAGAGGGGACCGGGGACGGATTCTACAGGTATTAACCAACCTTATCCATAACGGTATCATTTATAATAATCCTCACGGTTATGTAAAAGTAGCGATTTCAGAATGGGACAATACGATTCAATTTGATATATCGGATAACGGTATTGGGATTCCGCAAGAGGACTTGCCAAGGATATTTGAACGTTTCTACCGGGTGAGTAAAGACCGGTCAACTGCTTCAGGAGGTACTGGGTTGGGCTTATCAATTGTGCGGAATATCCTAGAACATATGGGTGGTTCGATTGAGGTAGATAGCGAATTTGGTAAAGGTACAAACTTTACGGTTTATATCCCTAAAATGGATGCTATTGACCTAGAAGAAGACGATGAAGAAAGTGAAGAATAACAAAGGAATTATTTAGATATATCGAAATCGAAAAAAATGAGAAATTTCCAATGAGGTTTACACAATCTTTACAATACATTTACACAACTAGGGTTAATTTACATTTTACCCCCTTATATTTTTACAATCTTCTTATATAATTACCTTGTAATCGTTTGGTATAAGGTTATATGGATTAAGAAAAAGAAAAGGTGGAAAGTATAAATGACTTTTAATAAGTTTTCAAAATTAGCTTTAGCTTTAGGTGCTTCAGCTGCATTAGCTGCATGCGGTAACGGTGGGTCTACTGAGGAATCTTCAGCAGACACTGGTTCAACAACTGAATCTTCAACAGAAGGAACAGCTGCAGTTACTGGTCCTATCTCAGTAATCTCTCGTGAAGAAGGTTCCGGTACTCGTGATGCATTCGTAGAAGCAACTGGCGTTATGGCTGATGATGTTGATAATACTACTGCTGCAGCTACAATCATGAACGGTACGGACCAAGTAATGACTGCTGTTGCCGACGATCCAAATGCTATTGGATACATCTCTTTAGGTTCTTTAAACGACACAGTTAAAGCTCTAGCTGTTGACGGTGTAGAAGCTACTGAAGAAAACGTTGCCTCTGGTGACTACGCAATTTCTCGTCCATTCAACATTGTGTACCAAGGCGAATTAGAAGGCGTTGTAGCTGACTTCCACGACTTCATCTTCTCTGAAGAAGGTCAAGCAATCGTTTTAGAAGAAGGTTACGTACAAGCTAAGGCAGAAGCTGCACCATATGAAGGTGATGGTTCTCAATCAGGTTCAATCAACGTTGTTGGTTCAACTTCAGTTTCTCCAGTAATGGAAAAATTAGCAGAAGCTTACCAAGAGTTAAACTCTGGCGTGCAAGTAAACATTACATCTAACGGTTCATCTGCTGGTGTTACAGCTGCTGCAGACGGTACTGCTGACTTAGGTATGGCATCTCGTGCTTTAGCTGATGACGAAACAGATGTAACCGCTGAAGCAATCGGTACTGATGGTGTTGCGGTAATCGTTAACCCTGAAAACGGCACTTCAGACTTAACATTAGAAACAATTGCTGGTATCTTCACTGGCGAAATTACTGACTGGGAAGGCACTGCTCAATAATTTCTACTTGTTAAGAAACAACTAATGGTTTATCTTATTAGAGCTGCTACTCCTATATAGTAGCAGCTCCTTTTATATTTTAAGGGCATTTTGGATTATTCAGATGTCGAATAGGCAATAGTGAATTTATGGGGTTTTTAAAAGCGCCTAGATAAGTTATAATTTCC
It encodes the following:
- a CDS encoding response regulator transcription factor, which produces MKKVLIVDDEQSILTLLKYSLEKEGYEVIQAEDGQTGLELAMNNQLDFIILDLMLPKMDGMDVCKNLRQNKVNTPILMLTAKDDELEKIIGLELGADDYMTKPFSPREVLARMKAILRRATYSVSSVDAENGVEEKHKITLTKDSVGNFKDEDVEIIKAGDIEIHVNDYVVYVRGESIEMTPKEFELLTYMARRVNRTLSREQLLQKLWRFDYAGETRIVDVHVSHLREKIELDTKNPEYIITVRGFGYKFEVPN
- the pnpS gene encoding two-component system histidine kinase PnpS → MQKLIQSITTVFALLFILYSVIFAFTVNRFVTDTVNDEVQNTLINVVSTIRPSFRSLDPVDINDNTAEFRDVKRTIQPMVNLNDRILIYDADGNKVYSVGNDQLLNDAAFRDYEENMDNRFEQEETEKDTVIYSYSERIANSKGEVLGYIQVLRNFPLNRPVEENIIFIAVAMGIGAVSLLVGFFVHFNRRIHLPILAINRQLSHMANNDYDLKYTPVNIEEFDEIGENINDLSNELALQEFQITNQTHRMNKLVDAMMLGVVMVDKDHIVRLANPAMYEILGLDEQIEGRRFEEVLQSYRLIQMLNQASKTKAKINEEIYLYYPREVILDVNVIHLSSEEMDAYFDADTNEELPSSGDSEQIILLIYDITDIRHLEKVRSDFISNASHELKTPVTALQGFTETLLDGAIEDHDTAIEFVKIMQKESNRLGSLIKDILDLAKIEQDQVQQTTELLVADELVEDVFQHLSGRARDKHIELRMEENLSANVAFRGDRGRILQVLTNLIHNGIIYNNPHGYVKVAISEWDNTIQFDISDNGIGIPQEDLPRIFERFYRVSKDRSTASGGTGLGLSIVRNILEHMGGSIEVDSEFGKGTNFTVYIPKMDAIDLEEDDEESEE
- a CDS encoding substrate-binding domain-containing protein; translation: MTFNKFSKLALALGASAALAACGNGGSTEESSADTGSTTESSTEGTAAVTGPISVISREEGSGTRDAFVEATGVMADDVDNTTAAATIMNGTDQVMTAVADDPNAIGYISLGSLNDTVKALAVDGVEATEENVASGDYAISRPFNIVYQGELEGVVADFHDFIFSEEGQAIVLEEGYVQAKAEAAPYEGDGSQSGSINVVGSTSVSPVMEKLAEAYQELNSGVQVNITSNGSSAGVTAAADGTADLGMASRALADDETDVTAEAIGTDGVAVIVNPENGTSDLTLETIAGIFTGEITDWEGTAQ